A window of the Salvelinus sp. IW2-2015 unplaced genomic scaffold, ASM291031v2 Un_scaffold1547, whole genome shotgun sequence genome harbors these coding sequences:
- the ntd5 gene encoding LOW QUALITY PROTEIN: beta-2-glycoprotein 1-like (The sequence of the model RefSeq protein was modified relative to this genomic sequence to represent the inferred CDS: inserted 2 bases in 2 codons; deleted 2 bases in 2 codons), whose amino-acid sequence MDSVLLLSLWALAGSVSLQTAVQASDACPERLLGNERRRTCPKPCTQDKDVGNKRQCLCDGQCGLSCVAPGTRTCPWPLPSGEQXLLLPSLSPTPSFSALLEXRCDTGYMLPNGLDAAIRRCQGDDNGAGDDPNCTGGSGWTVGNSENLCNIDQTWQYPHPICQRVWCPPPQEVNQGYLVAVQRTEYDVGDAIYYLCKKNHLLDGPNRVTCQPNGTWSAVPYCRVRCPIPAERSRVLIGGLKRWPYDVTDSVVPHGESVTFYCKHSRKQCSFPYTQXCFDGRLNPPFCYLEPTWLQYKLFPHRLVSEIEACSLVDLD is encoded by the exons ATGGACTCTGTGCTGCTGCTGTCTCTGTGGGCTCTGgctggctctgtctctctgcagacTGCAG TCCAGGCATCTGATGCGTGTCCAGAGAGGCTGCTGGGTAACGAGCGGAGAAGGACGTGTCCAAAACCCTGTACACAGGACAAGGACGTTGGC AACAAGCGCCAGTGT TTGTGTGATGGCCAGTGTGGCCTCAGCTGTGTGGCTccaggtac tCGTACTTGTCCCTGGCCCCTGCCCTCAGGGGAAC CTTTGttgcttccctccctctctcccactccctccttctctgccCTCCTCG GGCGTTGTGACACAGGCTACATGTTGCCCAATGGCTTGGATGCAGCCATCCGTCGTTGCCAAGGCGACGACAATGGAGCGGGTGATGATCCCAACTGCACAGGTGG GAGCGGGTGGACGGTGGGAAACAGTGAGAATCTCTGTAATATTGATCAGACCTGGCAGTACCCTCACCCCATCTgtcaaa GGGTGTGGTGCCCGCCCCCCCAGGAGGTGAACCAGGGGTACCTGGTGGCGGTACAGAGGACTGAGTACGATGTGGGCGATGCCATCTATTACCTCTGTAAGAAGAACCACCTGCTGGATGGACCCAACCGGGTCACCTGCCAGCCCAACGGCACCTGGAGCGCAGTGCCCTACTGCAGAG TGCGCTGTCCAATCCCAGCGGAGCGGAGCCGTGTTCTGATTGGTGGGCTGAAGCGTTGGCCCTATGACGTGACAGACTCGGTGGTTCCCCACGGGGAGAGTGTGACGTTCTACTGTAAACACTCCAGGAAGCAGTGCAGCTTYCCCTACACACAGASCTGTTTCGACGGCAGGCTCAACCCCCCCTTCTGCTACCTGG AACCCACCTGGCTGCAGTACAAACTGTTCCCTCATCGGCTGGTGTCGGAGATCGAGGCCTGCTCTCTTGTAGACCTGGACTAA
- the LOC112071214 gene encoding uncharacterized protein: MDSQQTGVLTNGGSDDRSVGQSLKRSGTVPEIHEEPVDSLILSCPPDSESEGLLLIDDQGIPYTLXPEGHKVPQMDSSXPDNPPSSQPKVQSSSLEVEDDRSSHITTAGVTYLSQSLVKTPHTHKENXCPAPVTSMKPSQKSEXLKNTEHSKNPELSQNAEPPKXLDSGVKSVSEASAAVSQPSGSAVHLQPPQPIQILTNPSSNTPILLFPSSTQLSSIPLTKTDANPGLLAFSLPFSLTQNTPSASTSMFLLLSSSSTSSSGQSFSTSTPIALLDPSTGQLSQITASSSSPLSLSLSSGQLATSVSSLPANPSHPVIRLTPNNSPTILSRESPIVNPPAPLTSPSVVSCPPSKQPSADGSSKAVLLSSPPHKHTEPNCCDPNTNHQSLSTEETQMESVPNGSSPTKAPPLTHPQSPSLSFDFSLEATDQSKAPESKHTSLPWDDHLYFSSATAPPSPPLAPIFPSSGPRNLNPLDPLDPLSPASSPSSGPRRVLXCPLCPRIFYYLSDLERHSITHSQNKPHVCLQCGKAFKRSSHLQRHKHIHTGERNFVCPICSKRFREAGELQRHQRVHTGEKPYQCPLCHTRFAERNTLRRHTRRKHPYHQAAMAMLSERGAGGGGREGGDEDEGTEEWYSSTVSNLDNSDSEPDSEVK; the protein is encoded by the exons ATGGATTCTCAACAGACAGGGGTTCTGACCAATGGTGGCTCAGATGACAGGAGTGTCGGCCAATCCTTGAAGAGATCGGGGACTGTGCCAGAGATCCATGAGGAGCCAGTGGACTCCTTRATCTTATCCTGCCCACCAG ACTCTGAAAGTGAAGGTCTTCTCCTGATAGATGACCAGGGYATTCCATACACACTCAMCCCYGAGGGGCACAAAGTGCCCCAAATGGACTCTTCCARGCCAGACAACCCCCCCTCAAGCCAGCCAAAGGTGCAGTCCAGCTCATTGGAGGTAGAGGATGACAGGTCGTCTCATATAACCACAGCAGGGGTCACTTACCTCAGCCAAAGTTTAGTaaaaactccacacacacacaaggaaaacAYATGTCCCGCTCCTGTTACGTCTATGAAACCCTCACAGAAGTCAGAACKTCTAAAAAATACAGAACACTCAAAGAACCCAGAACTCTCACAGAATGCGGAACCCCCTAAGRTTCTAGATTCAGGTGTGAAATCTGTTAGTGAGGCTAGTGCTGCTGTTTCCCAACCCTCTGGTTCTGCTGTACACCTCCAACCCCCTCAGCCTATCCAGATCCTGACTAACCCCTCCTCCAACAcccccatcctcctcttcccctcctccacccAGCTCTCCTCCATTCCCCTAACCAAGACTGATGCCAATCCAGGCCTCCtggccttctctctccccttctccctcacccAGAACACTCCCAGTGCCTCCACCTCTatgttccttctcctctcctcctcctccacctcttcctccggTCAGTCTTTCTCTACCTCCACCCCCATTGCTCTCCTTGACCCCTCCACCGGTCAGCTCTCCCAAATCACTGCCTCCTCTtcatcccctctttctctctctctctcttctggtcaGCTCGCCACATCAGTGTCATCCCTCCCTGCCAATCCCTCCCACCCAGTTATTAGATTGACACCCAACAACTCCCCTACCATCCTATCAAGAGAGAGTCCCATCGTTAACCCTCCCGCCCCCCTGACCTCCCCCTCTGTGGTCTCCTGCCCCCCCTCCAAGCAGCCCAGCGCTGATGGCAGTTCTAAAGCAGTTCTACTCAGCTCACCTCCTCACAAACACACTGAACCAAACTGTTGTGACCCCAACACCAATCATCAGTCACTCTCTACTGAAGAAACCCAAATGGAGTCTGTCCCAAATGGGTCATCTCCTACTAAAGCCCCTCCCCTTACACACCCGCAATCCCCTTCTCTGTCCTTTGACTTCAGTTTGGAGGCAACCGACCAATCAAAAGCCCCAGAGTCAAAGCACACCTCCCTCCCATGGGACGACCATCTGTACTTCTCCTCCGCCAccgctcctccctcccctccccttgccCCCATCTTCCCCTCCAGCGGACCCAGGAACCTGAACCCCCTGGACCCTCTGGACCCCCTGTccccagcctcctctccctcctctgggcCACGAAGGGTACTCYACTGCCCTCTCTGCCCCAGGATCTTCTACTACCTGTCTGACCTGGAGCGWCACTCCATCACCCACTCTCAGAACAAACCCCATGTCTGCCTGCAGTGTGGCAAGGCCTTCAAACGCTCCAGCCATTTGCAG AGACACAAGCACATTCACACGGGCGAGAGGAACTTTGTGTGCCCCATCTGCTCCAAGCGTTTCAGGGAGGCGGGCGAGCTGCAGCGCCATCAGAgggtacacacaggagagaagccctaCCAGTGCCCGCTGTGCCACACACGCTTCGCCGAGCGCAACACCCTGCGTCGACACACCAGACGCAAACACCCTTACCACCAGGCAGCTATGGCGATGCTGtccgagagaggagcagggggaggaggaagagaaggaggggatgAAGATGAGGGCACAGAAGAGTGGTATAGTTCCACTGTGTCCAACTTGGACAACTCTGACTCTGAACCAGATTCTGAGGTNaaatag